In Listeria monocytogenes, the following proteins share a genomic window:
- a CDS encoding virulence-associated E family protein — MNAKDIAISADGKLTLAVGKSRKEKAWKNKETSWQKVLEKISQTTRTKETIDEYLQMSKAEQSVIKDVGGFVGGTLLKGRRKAENVKWRQLITLDADFAAPGLWEEIELFYNFACAVYSTHKHTDAKPRLRVVIPLTRAVTPDEYQAVSRRIAADLDIDVFDDTTYQPHRLMYWPSTAKDGTFEFHYQDGAWLDPDKVLDRYDDWTDPSFWPESSRRENARKKLADRQGNPLEKPGIVGAFCKTYMIQDAIEAFLPDRYEPTGDGRYTYADGSTAGGLVLYENGLFAYSHHGTDPISEKLVNAFDLVRIHKFGAQDDDAQEGTPVNRLPSFMAMADFARNDDSVKEHLVESSLTSALEDFADMLDEVDEESEEVDKSWMKKLTLNRNGKVESTAPNILRILENDPNLRGKFGYNEFNYRMSILGNVPWRKTTKKVDEKNDLDDSALRNYLESVYQISGKDKIKDALREVMHRQRFHPVRKYLSGLEWDGKERLDTLLVDYLGAADSEYTRIVTRKTFAAAVARVLVPGIKFDQVLTLTGTQGIGKSTLLDKLGKEWYSDSLEDLHGKSAYELLQGYWIMELGELSALNKTEVEKAKAFISAREDRFRVAYGENVQGFPRQCIFIATTNDNTFLRDGTGNRRFWPVEVHGFGEKSVFTDLKEDEVDQIWAEAFVRYKEGEALYLQGEMENQARMQQAKFTESNVLEGLIREYLETPVPADWSSWNAPARRAFLRGEDFEEVERDDLVLRDKICAMEIWCELMDGDAKQLTKQKAREINDALRNIENWKDNQGVLRFGKLYGRQRAYTRITLAK; from the coding sequence TTGAATGCGAAAGATATTGCTATCTCCGCAGATGGCAAACTGACTCTAGCAGTCGGAAAAAGCCGGAAAGAAAAGGCCTGGAAGAACAAAGAAACTTCATGGCAAAAAGTACTGGAGAAAATAAGTCAGACGACAAGAACGAAAGAAACTATCGACGAATACTTGCAGATGTCGAAAGCAGAGCAATCTGTGATAAAAGATGTTGGTGGGTTCGTAGGTGGTACATTGCTAAAAGGTCGTCGAAAAGCCGAAAACGTAAAATGGCGTCAATTGATAACGCTAGATGCCGATTTTGCAGCTCCGGGGCTCTGGGAAGAGATAGAGCTGTTTTACAACTTTGCTTGTGCTGTTTACTCAACGCATAAGCATACTGATGCAAAGCCGCGATTGCGGGTAGTTATCCCGCTGACGAGAGCAGTTACACCAGATGAATACCAAGCGGTTAGTAGAAGGATTGCAGCTGATTTGGATATCGATGTATTTGACGATACGACTTATCAGCCTCATCGTTTAATGTACTGGCCAAGCACCGCGAAAGATGGCACATTTGAGTTCCACTACCAGGATGGCGCTTGGCTTGACCCGGATAAGGTGCTGGACCGGTACGATGATTGGACAGACCCGTCATTTTGGCCAGAGTCATCTAGACGTGAAAATGCACGCAAAAAACTGGCTGATAGGCAAGGTAATCCGTTAGAGAAACCTGGTATCGTTGGAGCATTTTGTAAAACTTACATGATTCAAGATGCTATTGAGGCGTTTTTGCCAGATAGATATGAGCCTACCGGGGATGGGCGTTACACATACGCCGATGGAAGCACGGCAGGTGGATTGGTGCTATATGAAAATGGGCTATTTGCTTATAGCCATCATGGCACCGACCCTATTTCCGAAAAACTGGTAAATGCTTTTGATTTAGTGCGTATCCACAAATTTGGCGCACAGGATGATGACGCGCAAGAAGGAACTCCGGTTAATCGCTTGCCTTCATTTATGGCCATGGCCGATTTTGCAAGAAATGATGACAGTGTCAAAGAGCATCTAGTTGAGTCCTCGCTTACAAGTGCATTAGAAGATTTTGCAGACATGCTGGACGAAGTGGATGAGGAAAGCGAAGAAGTAGATAAGAGCTGGATGAAGAAACTAACCCTCAATCGAAATGGCAAAGTGGAGTCCACAGCTCCGAATATCTTACGAATTTTAGAGAATGACCCAAACCTGCGAGGGAAGTTTGGCTACAACGAATTTAACTACCGAATGTCCATTCTTGGTAATGTGCCTTGGAGAAAAACCACGAAGAAGGTAGATGAAAAGAACGACTTGGACGATAGCGCCTTGCGTAATTACCTAGAGTCCGTTTATCAGATTAGTGGTAAGGATAAAATCAAAGATGCGCTCAGGGAGGTTATGCATCGTCAACGTTTTCACCCAGTTCGGAAGTATTTGAGTGGACTGGAGTGGGATGGAAAAGAGCGGCTGGATACACTTTTGGTTGATTACCTTGGTGCAGCGGACTCGGAATATACGAGAATTGTGACTCGCAAGACGTTTGCAGCCGCTGTGGCCAGGGTGCTTGTGCCCGGAATCAAATTTGATCAAGTCCTTACGTTAACTGGGACGCAAGGCATTGGTAAAAGCACACTGCTAGATAAACTGGGTAAGGAGTGGTATTCAGATAGTTTAGAGGACTTACACGGTAAATCAGCCTACGAGTTGCTGCAAGGCTACTGGATTATGGAACTAGGTGAGCTATCCGCATTGAATAAAACAGAAGTAGAGAAAGCTAAAGCATTTATATCAGCAAGAGAAGACCGCTTCCGCGTAGCGTATGGTGAGAATGTGCAGGGCTTTCCCAGACAATGCATTTTCATAGCAACAACAAACGATAACACCTTTCTGCGAGATGGAACAGGTAATCGGCGTTTCTGGCCTGTAGAAGTTCATGGGTTTGGTGAAAAGTCAGTATTTACGGACTTGAAAGAAGATGAGGTGGACCAAATTTGGGCGGAGGCTTTTGTCCGTTATAAAGAAGGGGAAGCGTTGTATCTGCAAGGTGAAATGGAGAATCAAGCAAGAATGCAACAAGCTAAGTTTACAGAGTCTAATGTCTTAGAGGGGCTCATCCGTGAGTATCTCGAAACTCCTGTGCCTGCCGACTGGAGTAGTTGGAATGCGCCAGCAAGAAGGGCGTTTTTAAGGGGAGAGGACTTCGAGGAGGTCGAGCGGGATGACTTAGTGCTGCGAGACAAGATTTGCGCCATGGAAATTTGGTGCGAGTTAATGGATGGCGACGCAAAACAGTTAACGAAGCAGAAAGCGCGTGAGATAAATGATGCACTTCGTAACATAGAAAACTGGAAAGATAATCAAGGAGTTTTACGCTTCGGTAAATTGTACGGAAGGCAGCGAGCCTACACTAGGATTACTTTAGCGAAGTAA
- a CDS encoding VRR-NUC domain-containing protein encodes MLESKVEKYLREQVNKRGGLCWKFTSPGTRGVPDRIVMLDRRIVFVETKAPKKELRKLQEKRKAQIEAQGLLHYAVDTKEQVDNLMSHFGAD; translated from the coding sequence TTGCTAGAGTCAAAAGTAGAAAAATATTTGAGAGAGCAAGTTAACAAACGCGGCGGCTTGTGCTGGAAATTCACAAGTCCAGGAACACGCGGAGTGCCAGACAGAATCGTGATGCTTGATAGACGTATCGTGTTTGTGGAAACAAAGGCACCAAAAAAGGAATTGCGAAAATTGCAAGAGAAACGGAAGGCACAAATAGAAGCGCAAGGGCTACTGCATTATGCAGTGGATACAAAGGAACAAGTAGACAATCTAATGAGCCATTTTGGTGCTGACTAA